In the Mycolicibacter sp. MU0102 genome, one interval contains:
- a CDS encoding neutral zinc metallopeptidase yields MAQRGFGRTARTLFGVAALTLALTGCAPDSAPTVIAGHAISMLYDPGRVGGLPTAEGPSGPRGDVPPVTARVRNSDGGDIDRLSLLAIDDIEDFWTQHYAEALRGRFQPVSTLMSYDSTDADGPSVCGGEVYHLPNAMYCRRMDTMAWDRAKFLPTARKYFGDMAVNGTLAHEYGHALQNMAGIVNPLTRTLVREQQADCFAGVYLQWVAAGSSPRVQLSTGDGLNHVLAGLIVIRDPVSTPDNPVSISDEHGTALDRVGAFQTGFDGGAAMCAEIDMDEIRKRRGDLPNSLFDSENPQSDLTIDESVLSTLMEQLGQVFGLSRPPELATSGKCPSGHQPDPVAYCPESNLIVVDLAGLQEISAPTDQSTLGMPQGDNTGLSAVTSRYALAVQREREVGLESAAAALRTACLTGVAQRRMAEPMTLSSGPGLTLAGGDLDEAVTGLLMNGIVASDADDNTVPAGFTRILAFRSGLHGDIDGCFERFG; encoded by the coding sequence ATGGCTCAACGCGGATTCGGTCGTACCGCCAGAACACTTTTCGGGGTGGCCGCCCTGACCCTGGCGCTGACGGGCTGCGCACCCGACAGCGCCCCGACGGTGATTGCCGGGCACGCGATATCGATGCTGTATGACCCTGGACGGGTCGGGGGACTGCCCACCGCCGAGGGGCCCAGCGGCCCGCGCGGCGACGTTCCGCCGGTGACCGCCCGGGTAAGAAACAGCGACGGCGGGGACATCGACCGCCTCTCGCTGCTGGCAATCGATGACATCGAGGACTTCTGGACGCAGCACTACGCCGAGGCGCTGCGCGGACGCTTCCAGCCGGTCTCGACGCTGATGTCCTATGACTCCACTGACGCAGACGGCCCGTCGGTGTGCGGCGGCGAGGTCTACCACCTGCCGAACGCGATGTATTGCCGCCGGATGGACACCATGGCATGGGACCGCGCCAAGTTCTTGCCCACCGCCCGAAAGTACTTCGGCGACATGGCGGTCAACGGGACGCTGGCGCACGAATACGGGCACGCCCTGCAGAACATGGCCGGGATCGTCAATCCGCTGACGCGCACCCTGGTCCGCGAACAGCAGGCCGACTGTTTTGCCGGGGTGTATCTGCAATGGGTGGCCGCGGGCAGTTCGCCGCGGGTGCAGTTGAGCACCGGCGACGGGCTCAACCATGTGCTGGCCGGGCTGATCGTGATCCGCGACCCGGTGTCGACGCCGGACAATCCGGTCTCGATCTCCGATGAGCACGGCACCGCACTGGACCGCGTCGGGGCCTTTCAAACCGGCTTCGACGGCGGCGCGGCGATGTGCGCCGAGATCGACATGGACGAGATCCGCAAGCGACGTGGCGATCTGCCCAATTCCCTGTTCGATTCGGAAAACCCGCAAAGCGACCTCACGATCGACGAGTCGGTGTTGTCCACCCTGATGGAGCAGCTGGGCCAGGTCTTCGGCTTGTCCCGCCCGCCGGAGCTGGCCACGTCGGGCAAATGCCCCAGTGGTCACCAGCCCGATCCGGTGGCCTACTGCCCGGAGTCCAACCTCATCGTCGTCGATCTGGCCGGACTGCAGGAGATAAGCGCGCCGACCGATCAGTCCACGCTGGGTATGCCGCAGGGCGACAACACCGGATTGTCGGCCGTCACTTCGCGGTATGCGCTTGCGGTGCAACGTGAACGCGAGGTCGGTTTGGAGTCGGCGGCGGCGGCGTTGCGCACCGCGTGTCTGACCGGGGTGGCCCAGCGCCGGATGGCCGAGCCCATGACGCTGTCATCCGGCCCGGGCTTGACGCTGGCCGGCGGCGACCTCGACGAGGCGGTCACCGGTCTGCTGATGAACGGCATCGTCGCCAGCGACGCCGACGACAACACCGTGCCGGCGGGCTTCACCCGGATCCTCGCGTTCCGCTCCGGGCTGCACGGCGACATCGACGGATGCTTCGAGCGGTTCGGGTGA
- a CDS encoding DUF4333 domain-containing protein, with product MLIAAGLTGLLALGVLLTLVLRGTVGGSGPVELDVLKAQDGVLQVLTDPINGYGRDNVTNVRCNNGVNPTVRKGTSFSCVVTVDGAQRRVLAEFTDDAGTYAVDRPR from the coding sequence GTGCTGATCGCCGCGGGCCTGACCGGACTGCTGGCCCTCGGCGTGCTTCTGACGTTGGTGCTGCGCGGCACCGTCGGCGGCTCGGGCCCCGTCGAGCTCGATGTGCTCAAGGCCCAAGACGGAGTTCTCCAGGTGCTCACCGACCCGATCAACGGCTACGGACGCGACAACGTGACCAATGTCCGCTGCAACAACGGGGTGAATCCGACCGTGCGCAAGGGCACCAGTTTCAGCTGTGTGGTCACTGTCGACGGCGCTCAGCGCCGGGTGCTCGCGGAATTCACCGACGACGCCGGGACGTATGCGGTCGACCGTCCGCGGTGA
- a CDS encoding formate/nitrite transporter family protein: MTYVKPPELINVMIDAGQSKIFMSTRDTLIRAFMAGATLALGAAFAVTMTVQTGHAIIGAMLFPAGFCILYLLGYDLLTGVFVLAPLAWLDKRPGVTIGGVLRNWGLVFLGNFAGAFTVAVLMAIVFTYGFSSPPNEIGQAIGHIGEARTLGYAAHGFPGMLTLFVRGMLCNWMVSTGVVGAMLATDVTGKVIAMWLPVSLFFAMGFEHSVVNMYLFPSGLMLGGHFTIGDYIEWNEIPTVLGNLVGGLAFTGLAMYATHSRTAPKRNTAAVQKEVTAGV, from the coding sequence ATGACCTACGTCAAGCCGCCCGAGCTGATCAATGTGATGATCGACGCCGGCCAGTCCAAGATTTTCATGTCCACCCGTGACACCCTGATCCGCGCATTCATGGCCGGTGCGACACTGGCGCTGGGCGCGGCCTTCGCGGTGACCATGACGGTGCAGACCGGTCACGCGATCATCGGGGCAATGCTGTTTCCGGCCGGTTTTTGCATTCTCTACCTGCTCGGATACGACTTGCTGACCGGCGTGTTCGTGTTGGCGCCGCTGGCCTGGCTCGACAAGCGTCCGGGGGTCACGATCGGCGGAGTGCTGCGGAACTGGGGACTGGTTTTCCTCGGCAACTTCGCCGGTGCCTTCACCGTCGCGGTGCTGATGGCGATCGTGTTCACCTACGGCTTCTCCAGCCCGCCCAACGAAATCGGTCAGGCGATCGGGCACATCGGCGAGGCGCGCACGCTCGGCTATGCCGCACACGGTTTTCCGGGCATGCTGACGTTGTTCGTGCGCGGCATGTTGTGCAACTGGATGGTGTCCACCGGGGTAGTCGGAGCCATGCTGGCCACCGACGTCACCGGGAAGGTGATCGCCATGTGGCTGCCCGTATCACTGTTCTTCGCAATGGGATTCGAGCACTCGGTCGTCAACATGTACCTGTTCCCCTCCGGCCTGATGCTCGGCGGGCACTTCACCATCGGGGACTACATCGAGTGGAACGAGATTCCCACGGTGCTGGGCAATCTGGTGGGCGGATTGGCGTTCACCGGGTTGGCGATGTACGCGACTCATTCGCGGACCGCACCCAAGCGCAACACTGCGGCGGTGCAGAAGGAAGTGACTGCCGGAGTCTGA
- a CDS encoding ANTAR domain-containing protein, with amino-acid sequence MAAVMKLPGQDRFDEMARRLGQGRTTGAVLLLDRDLRIRGVNAAYERISLRRRTELLGDFLFDAFPENPSDPKANGRSNLEMSLETAMRTGRPHRMWLQRYDVRDLRTPDKFVPKVWKPWNAPLIDHGVLLGAVHHVEPVTQVQQAVATMERALEDGESWSAAELLRVLSAVSATENAHHHEQRRALVREAEQLQRAIENRDTIGQAKGALMERYDIDATAAFNLLVKISQDTNTPVAHVARKLTRIDHPDRR; translated from the coding sequence GTGGCAGCTGTAATGAAATTGCCGGGTCAGGACCGATTCGATGAGATGGCCCGGCGGCTGGGCCAAGGTCGTACAACCGGGGCTGTCCTGCTGCTGGACCGCGATCTACGGATCCGGGGCGTGAACGCAGCCTACGAACGGATATCGCTGCGTCGGCGCACCGAGCTGCTGGGCGATTTCCTGTTCGACGCCTTTCCGGAAAACCCCAGCGACCCGAAAGCCAACGGCAGATCGAATCTCGAGATGTCGCTGGAGACAGCAATGCGCACCGGCCGTCCCCATCGGATGTGGCTGCAGCGTTACGACGTTCGCGACCTGCGCACCCCCGATAAGTTCGTGCCGAAGGTGTGGAAGCCCTGGAATGCGCCCCTGATTGACCACGGCGTGCTGTTGGGGGCGGTGCACCACGTTGAGCCGGTCACGCAGGTTCAGCAGGCCGTCGCCACGATGGAGCGTGCCCTCGAAGACGGTGAGTCCTGGTCGGCGGCGGAGCTACTGCGGGTCTTGAGCGCGGTCAGTGCCACCGAAAACGCGCACCACCACGAACAACGACGGGCCTTGGTCCGCGAGGCCGAGCAACTACAGCGCGCCATCGAAAACCGCGACACGATCGGCCAGGCCAAGGGCGCCTTGATGGAGCGGTACGACATCGACGCCACGGCCGCCTTCAACCTGCTGGTGAAGATTTCGCAGGACACCAACACGCCGGTGGCTCACGTCGCCCGCAAGCTCACCAGGATCGATCACCCGGATCGTCGCTGA
- a CDS encoding nucleoside deaminase, producing MSGPLTDEDLIRAALVAAGQAGPRDVPVGAVVVGPDGTVLAQAANARETLSDPTAHAELLAIRAAAAVLGDGWRLTGATLAVTLEPCTMCAGALVAARVQRLVFGAFEPKTGAVGSLWDVVRDRRLNHRPEVRGGVLAAECAAPLEAFFARQRLG from the coding sequence GTGAGCGGCCCGCTCACCGACGAGGACCTGATCCGCGCGGCCCTGGTGGCCGCCGGCCAGGCCGGACCCCGCGATGTGCCGGTGGGTGCGGTGGTGGTCGGTCCCGACGGCACCGTGCTGGCCCAGGCGGCCAATGCGCGCGAAACTCTGTCCGACCCGACCGCGCACGCCGAACTGCTGGCCATCCGCGCTGCTGCCGCCGTCCTCGGTGACGGTTGGCGACTGACCGGCGCGACGCTGGCCGTCACCCTGGAGCCCTGCACCATGTGCGCGGGCGCCCTGGTGGCCGCGCGGGTGCAACGCCTGGTGTTCGGGGCCTTCGAACCCAAGACCGGGGCCGTCGGTTCATTGTGGGACGTAGTGCGCGACCGCCGGCTCAACCATCGCCCCGAAGTACGAGGTGGAGTGCTCGCCGCAGAGTGCGCTGCACCACTGGAAGCGTTCTTCGCCCGGCAGCGATTGGGCTGA
- a CDS encoding tRNA adenosine deaminase-associated protein: MGAQSSSAPGRPAETLDGFGVAVVREDGKWRCTSMRAAALTSLSTAETELRELRSAGAVFGLINVDHEFFVIIRPGPAGTRLLLSDATAALDYDLADEVLEEIDADIDADDLEDADPFEEGDLGVLSDIGLPAAVLSVILDEPDLAVEEQLHRIANEMGFDEQLTAALPRRSR; encoded by the coding sequence ATGGGAGCACAGAGCTCGTCTGCACCGGGCCGGCCGGCAGAGACGCTGGACGGTTTCGGAGTTGCTGTTGTGCGCGAAGATGGCAAGTGGCGGTGCACGTCGATGCGTGCCGCGGCCCTTACCAGCCTGTCCACAGCAGAGACCGAGCTACGTGAACTGCGCAGCGCCGGGGCTGTTTTCGGTCTGATCAATGTCGACCACGAGTTCTTTGTGATCATCCGGCCGGGTCCGGCCGGCACCCGCCTGCTGCTCTCGGATGCCACCGCAGCCCTGGATTACGACCTCGCCGACGAGGTGCTCGAGGAGATCGACGCCGACATCGACGCCGACGACCTGGAGGACGCCGACCCGTTCGAGGAGGGCGATCTGGGGGTGCTGTCCGACATCGGCCTGCCCGCCGCGGTGCTCAGCGTCATTCTCGACGAGCCCGATCTGGCCGTCGAAGAGCAGCTGCACCGAATCGCCAACGAGATGGGATTCGACGAGCAGCTCACCGCGGCGCTGCCGCGACGCAGTCGGTGA
- a CDS encoding prephenate dehydrogenase, which yields MCVLGLGLIGGSVLRAAAAAGRTTFGYNRSADGVNAAVADGFDATTELETALKRAAATGALIVIAVPVPALPMLLGPISRLAPDCPLTDVTSVKSPVLDEITAAGLQARFVGGHPMAGTAHSGWPAGHADLFQGAPWVISVDDQVDPAVFAQVLDLILDCGSLAVPARSEEHDAAAAAISHLPHLMAEALAVTAADVPLAFALAAGSFRDGTRVAGTAPDLVRAMCEANWQRLLPALDRAIALLSDARDSLSASDSVAELVNHGHAARTRYDNFPRSEIVTVVVGAKDWRRELAAAGRAGGVIRSALPTRDSR from the coding sequence GTGTGCGTTTTGGGGCTCGGTCTGATCGGCGGTTCGGTGCTGCGTGCGGCCGCGGCGGCGGGCCGGACGACGTTCGGCTACAACAGGTCAGCCGACGGGGTGAACGCCGCAGTCGCCGACGGATTCGACGCCACCACCGAGCTCGAAACAGCCCTCAAGCGCGCCGCGGCGACCGGTGCGCTGATCGTGATCGCCGTCCCGGTACCGGCGCTGCCGATGCTGCTCGGCCCCATCAGCCGCCTGGCACCCGACTGCCCCCTGACCGACGTCACCAGCGTCAAGAGCCCGGTGCTCGATGAGATCACCGCGGCGGGACTACAGGCTCGCTTCGTCGGTGGCCATCCGATGGCTGGGACCGCCCACTCCGGTTGGCCGGCCGGGCACGCCGACCTGTTTCAGGGCGCACCGTGGGTGATCAGCGTCGACGACCAGGTGGACCCGGCGGTGTTCGCGCAGGTGCTGGACCTGATTCTGGACTGCGGGTCGCTGGCGGTACCGGCGCGCTCGGAGGAACACGATGCGGCCGCGGCCGCCATCTCTCATCTGCCGCACCTGATGGCTGAGGCGCTGGCCGTGACGGCGGCCGACGTACCGCTGGCGTTCGCGCTGGCCGCCGGATCCTTCCGCGACGGCACCCGGGTGGCCGGAACGGCTCCCGATCTGGTCCGGGCGATGTGTGAGGCCAATTGGCAGCGGCTGCTGCCGGCGCTGGATCGCGCAATCGCATTGTTGTCCGACGCGCGTGATTCGCTGTCGGCCTCGGATTCGGTGGCCGAGCTGGTTAATCATGGGCACGCCGCCCGCACGCGCTACGACAACTTCCCCCGCAGCGAGATCGTCACGGTCGTCGTCGGCGCCAAGGACTGGCGCCGGGAATTGGCCGCTGCCGGGCGGGCCGGCGGGGTGATCAGATCCGCGTTGCCAACCCGGGATAGTCGATGA
- a CDS encoding putative glycolipid-binding domain-containing protein, which produces MSAAPSGQWPAILTWRAPDAPRMESVRVQLSGNRIRANGRIVAGATADHPAFGVYYDLHTDESGATKRLGLTVTLAERERQLVIARDEENMWLVTDARGQSRAGYDGALDIDMLFSPFFNTLPIRRARLHEREAAITLPTLYLNLPDMSVVAATASYSSVGTRPGIKVITPGTDARGTTVTVDADGFVIDYPGLATRI; this is translated from the coding sequence GTGAGTGCAGCCCCGTCCGGTCAGTGGCCGGCGATTCTGACCTGGCGGGCGCCCGACGCCCCCCGGATGGAGTCGGTTCGTGTGCAGCTATCCGGAAACCGGATCCGGGCCAATGGCCGCATCGTGGCCGGGGCCACCGCCGACCACCCGGCGTTCGGCGTCTATTACGACCTGCACACCGATGAGTCCGGCGCCACCAAACGGCTGGGGCTGACCGTCACCCTCGCCGAACGGGAACGCCAGCTGGTGATCGCCCGCGACGAAGAGAACATGTGGCTGGTCACGGACGCCCGCGGGCAGTCCCGCGCCGGCTATGACGGTGCCCTGGACATCGACATGCTGTTCAGCCCGTTTTTCAACACCTTGCCGATCCGGCGGGCCCGGCTGCACGAGCGGGAGGCTGCGATCACCCTGCCCACGCTGTACCTGAACCTGCCCGACATGTCGGTGGTGGCGGCGACCGCCAGCTACAGCAGCGTCGGGACCCGGCCGGGCATCAAGGTGATCACGCCGGGAACCGATGCCCGCGGCACCACCGTCACCGTCGATGCCGACGGCTTCGTCATCGACTATCCCGGGTTGGCAACGCGGATCTGA
- a CDS encoding LapA family protein, translated as MSSDPSVPVDPPASEASTPPPAATMPLTRAGALWSALIAGFLVLIVLLVFITQNTGPVDLAFLTWTWSLPKGVAILLAAICGGLLTALVGTARIFQLRRAAKKTLAARR; from the coding sequence ATGAGCAGCGACCCGAGCGTGCCCGTCGACCCGCCTGCGAGCGAAGCCAGCACCCCGCCGCCTGCGGCGACGATGCCGTTGACCCGCGCCGGCGCACTGTGGAGCGCGCTGATCGCTGGTTTCCTGGTCCTGATCGTGTTGCTGGTGTTCATCACCCAGAACACTGGCCCGGTCGATCTGGCGTTCTTGACCTGGACCTGGAGCCTGCCGAAGGGCGTGGCGATCCTGCTGGCGGCGATCTGCGGCGGGCTGCTGACCGCCCTGGTGGGGACCGCGCGGATCTTCCAGCTGCGTCGCGCCGCCAAGAAGACTCTCGCGGCTCGGCGGTAG
- a CDS encoding histidine phosphatase family protein — MQLLLIRHALPLRSEYGQGSDPELSETGFAQAQRLPDALARFPITRLVSSPQRRAIQTAEPLAAQLGRSVDIDERFAEYDRDLAGYLPVEQLRTERPQDWARMAQGHLPADVDEAAFCARVADAVAAVVAGSGPDDTVAVFSHGGVINVILHQVLGTQRLLSFPIDYVSITRLLYSRSGQAAVAATNGTEHVWDLLPRNQARLPGSEESGEAAG, encoded by the coding sequence GTGCAGTTGCTGCTGATCCGCCATGCCCTGCCGCTACGCAGCGAGTATGGCCAGGGCTCAGATCCCGAGCTGTCCGAGACCGGCTTCGCCCAGGCACAACGCCTGCCGGACGCGCTGGCGCGATTCCCGATCACCCGGCTGGTCAGCAGCCCGCAGCGCCGGGCGATCCAGACCGCTGAGCCGCTGGCCGCGCAACTCGGGCGCAGCGTCGACATCGATGAGCGGTTCGCCGAGTACGACCGCGATCTGGCCGGCTATCTGCCCGTCGAACAGCTGCGCACCGAGCGGCCCCAGGATTGGGCCCGGATGGCGCAGGGGCACCTGCCCGCCGACGTCGACGAGGCCGCGTTCTGCGCCCGAGTCGCTGACGCGGTCGCCGCCGTGGTGGCCGGCTCCGGGCCCGACGACACGGTCGCGGTGTTCAGCCATGGCGGCGTGATCAACGTGATCCTGCACCAGGTTCTGGGCACCCAGCGGTTGCTGTCGTTTCCCATCGATTACGTGTCGATCACGCGGCTGCTGTACTCACGGTCCGGCCAGGCCGCAGTGGCAGCGACGAACGGCACCGAGCATGTCTGGGACCTGCTGCCGCGCAATCAGGCCCGATTGCCCGGCAGCGAGGAAAGCGGCGAAGCCGCGGGCTGA
- a CDS encoding alkyl/aryl-sulfatase encodes MENQPVSATIEAAHAAHRKALPFGDTTDFADADRGFIAALTPCVITAADGQVVWDNDSYDFLAGDPPTSVHPSLWRQSQLAAKQGLYEVVEGIYQVRGFDISNITFVEGDSGVIVIDPLISTEVAAAALKLYREHRGADRPVTAVIYTHSHADHFGGVLGVTSQADVDAGRVAVLAPEGFIEHVVAENVYAGTAMLRRAGYMYGTVLDRGPRGQVGCGLGQNTSTGEVSVIVPTVTISQTGESHVIDGVQIEFQMAPGTEAPAEMHFYFPQFRALCMAENATHNQHNLLTLRGALVRDPRAWAGYLTEAIDTFAGRADVVFASHHWPTWGTERIAEYLGLQRDLYAYLHDQTLRLLNRGFTGVEIAEQFQLPPALENAWHARGYYGSVSHNVKAVYQRYLGWFDGNPARLWPHPPEALGPRYTAALGGVDRVVELAEAAFNDGDFRWAATLLDHAMFTDADHAGARRLYADTLEQLAYGAENATWRNFFLSGATELRTGNFGTVGQVTSVGLISQLSPEQLFESLAIRINGPRAWDLSLALDVSFADTGVNYRLTLRNGVLVHRKTPADSGSADVTVTAPTKLALLAALLGNGGLEVSGDQSAWANLLGVLDNPDPNFNIVTP; translated from the coding sequence ATGGAAAACCAGCCGGTGAGTGCAACGATCGAAGCCGCCCACGCCGCGCACCGCAAGGCGCTGCCCTTCGGTGACACAACGGATTTCGCCGACGCAGACCGGGGCTTCATCGCCGCATTGACGCCGTGTGTCATCACCGCGGCCGACGGCCAAGTGGTCTGGGACAACGACAGCTACGACTTCCTCGCCGGTGACCCGCCGACTTCGGTGCACCCGTCGCTGTGGCGCCAATCGCAGCTGGCCGCCAAACAGGGCCTCTACGAAGTGGTCGAGGGCATCTACCAGGTGCGCGGCTTCGACATCTCCAACATCACCTTCGTCGAAGGCGACTCCGGGGTCATCGTCATCGATCCGCTGATCTCCACCGAGGTCGCCGCCGCCGCACTGAAGCTCTACCGAGAGCACCGCGGCGCGGACCGCCCCGTCACCGCGGTGATCTACACCCACAGTCACGCCGACCATTTCGGCGGCGTGTTGGGCGTGACGTCGCAGGCCGACGTCGATGCCGGGCGGGTGGCCGTGCTGGCCCCGGAGGGCTTCATCGAGCACGTGGTGGCCGAGAACGTCTACGCCGGGACTGCGATGCTGCGCCGGGCCGGCTACATGTACGGCACCGTGCTGGACCGCGGGCCACGCGGGCAGGTCGGCTGCGGCCTGGGCCAGAACACCTCGACCGGGGAGGTGTCGGTCATCGTCCCCACCGTCACCATCTCCCAGACCGGCGAGTCCCATGTCATCGATGGCGTACAGATCGAGTTCCAGATGGCGCCGGGCACCGAAGCGCCGGCCGAAATGCATTTCTACTTCCCGCAATTCCGGGCGCTGTGCATGGCCGAGAACGCCACCCACAACCAGCACAACCTGCTGACCCTGCGTGGCGCACTGGTCCGCGATCCGCGGGCCTGGGCCGGCTACCTCACCGAGGCCATCGACACTTTCGCCGGGCGGGCCGACGTCGTCTTCGCCTCGCACCACTGGCCGACGTGGGGCACCGAGCGAATCGCGGAATACCTCGGGCTGCAGCGCGATCTGTACGCCTACCTGCACGACCAGACGCTGCGGCTGCTCAACCGCGGCTTCACCGGAGTCGAGATCGCCGAACAGTTCCAGCTGCCGCCCGCGCTGGAAAACGCCTGGCACGCCCGCGGTTACTACGGCTCGGTGAGCCACAACGTCAAAGCCGTCTACCAGCGGTACCTGGGCTGGTTCGACGGCAACCCGGCCCGGTTGTGGCCGCACCCGCCCGAGGCCCTGGGACCCCGCTACACGGCAGCGCTGGGCGGCGTCGACCGCGTCGTCGAACTGGCCGAGGCAGCCTTCAATGACGGCGATTTCCGTTGGGCAGCAACCCTGCTCGACCATGCGATGTTCACCGACGCCGACCACGCGGGGGCACGCAGGCTCTACGCCGACACGCTCGAACAACTGGCCTACGGCGCGGAGAACGCGACCTGGCGCAACTTCTTCCTCTCCGGCGCCACCGAATTGCGCACCGGCAACTTCGGCACCGTCGGCCAGGTCACCTCGGTGGGCCTGATCTCGCAACTGAGCCCCGAGCAGCTCTTCGAGAGCCTGGCGATCCGGATCAACGGGCCGCGCGCCTGGGACCTGTCGCTGGCCCTCGACGTCTCGTTCGCCGACACTGGGGTCAACTATCGCCTCACCCTGCGCAACGGGGTGCTCGTGCACCGCAAGACGCCGGCGGACTCCGGCAGCGCGGACGTCACCGTCACCGCGCCCACCAAGCTGGCGCTGCTGGCGGCGCTGTTGGGCAATGGTGGGCTGGAGGTCTCCGGCGACCAGAGCGCCTGGGCGAACCTGCTCGGCGTACTGGACAACCCCGACCCGAACTTCAACATCGTCACCCCGTGA
- a CDS encoding sensor histidine kinase yields the protein MCSSPLLNLWRPWSLRARLLVGQIVLLTVACLGIGAVTELALYQYLVGQLDHQLSDASRRSARLHGQPLPPPGHRHHRPRPGPGPDFLDAPGQPAGMVGAVIESGSASGPGQGVEAGYLSISGQREELSPSATTRLTDVLAGEPPVTRRLDGVGRYRVVATTARRGDDVVVTGLPLAAVDDTMVRVLLIFGLVTLVAVAAVATAGSVVIRRALTPLRRVAQTAGEVAGLPLDRGEATLPVRVAESDANPRTEVGQLGAAVNRMLDHIAAALSTRQDSETRVRQFVADASHELRTPLTAIRGYTELAQRIPASDGADSQALAHALSRVQSETERMTQLVEDLLLLARLDSGRPLEHEPVDLSRMAVDTLSDAHVGGPDHQWQLDLPDEPVTVPGDAARLHQVVANLLTNARVHTGPGTVVTLRLGVDGDDAVLSVTDDGPGIPAEFLPEIFQRFARGDTSRSRKGGSTGLGLAIASAVVRAHRGTIAVSSEPGRTAFTVRLPR from the coding sequence ATGTGCTCAAGCCCGCTCCTTAATCTCTGGCGTCCCTGGTCGCTGCGGGCGCGGCTGCTGGTCGGTCAGATCGTGCTGCTCACCGTGGCCTGCCTCGGTATCGGTGCGGTGACGGAACTGGCCCTCTACCAGTATCTGGTCGGCCAACTCGACCATCAGCTCTCCGACGCCTCACGCCGCTCCGCGCGGCTGCACGGCCAGCCATTGCCGCCGCCCGGGCATCGGCACCACCGGCCGCGCCCGGGGCCGGGTCCGGACTTCCTGGACGCCCCCGGCCAGCCGGCCGGCATGGTCGGTGCCGTGATCGAAAGCGGGAGTGCTTCCGGACCTGGTCAAGGCGTCGAGGCGGGCTATCTGAGCATCTCGGGTCAGCGGGAGGAACTGAGCCCGTCAGCCACAACACGATTGACCGATGTGTTGGCCGGGGAACCGCCGGTGACGCGTCGCCTCGACGGCGTGGGCCGCTACCGGGTGGTCGCGACCACCGCTCGACGTGGTGACGACGTGGTGGTCACCGGGCTGCCGCTGGCTGCGGTGGACGACACCATGGTCCGGGTGCTGCTGATCTTCGGCCTGGTCACCCTGGTCGCCGTGGCCGCGGTGGCCACCGCCGGCAGCGTGGTGATCCGGCGAGCACTGACCCCGCTGCGCCGCGTCGCGCAGACCGCCGGCGAAGTCGCCGGCCTGCCGTTGGATCGCGGTGAGGCGACGCTGCCGGTGCGCGTCGCCGAATCCGACGCCAATCCCCGCACCGAGGTCGGACAACTGGGCGCCGCGGTCAACCGGATGCTCGACCACATCGCTGCCGCGCTGTCGACCCGCCAGGACAGCGAGACCCGGGTGCGCCAATTCGTCGCCGACGCCAGTCATGAGCTGCGCACACCGCTGACCGCGATCCGTGGTTACACCGAGCTGGCGCAACGAATTCCGGCATCCGATGGCGCGGACTCGCAAGCCTTGGCGCATGCGTTGAGCCGGGTGCAGTCCGAGACCGAGCGGATGACCCAACTGGTCGAAGACCTGCTGCTGCTGGCCCGGTTGGACTCCGGCCGTCCGCTGGAGCACGAGCCGGTGGACCTGTCCCGGATGGCGGTCGACACCCTCAGCGATGCGCACGTCGGGGGGCCGGATCATCAGTGGCAACTCGATCTGCCCGACGAGCCGGTGACGGTGCCCGGTGACGCCGCCCGGTTGCACCAGGTGGTGGCCAACCTGCTGACCAACGCCCGTGTCCACACCGGCCCGGGAACCGTGGTGACCCTTCGGCTGGGTGTCGACGGCGACGACGCCGTGCTCAGCGTCACCGATGACGGCCCGGGAATCCCCGCGGAATTCCTGCCGGAGATCTTCCAGCGGTTCGCCCGCGGGGACACCTCCCGATCGCGCAAGGGCGGCAGCACCGGTCTCGGGCTGGCGATCGCCTCGGCGGTGGTCCGGGCACACCGGGGCACCATCGCCGTCAGCAGCGAACCCGGCCGGACCGCCTTCACGGTGCGCCTGCCCCGGTAG